In Mucilaginibacter celer, one DNA window encodes the following:
- a CDS encoding thymidylate synthase — protein sequence MKQYLDLMRHVMETGAQKHDRTGTGTISVFGYQMRFNLNDGFPMVTTKKLHLKSIIHELIWFLSGDSNIRYLKENGVRIWDEWADENGDLGPVYGKQWRSWPTPDGGHIDQIQQVINQLKNNPDSRRIMVSAWNVAEVNQMALPPCHSLFQFYVAPADSSKGETRGKLSCQLYQRSADIFLGVPFNIASYALLTMMVAQVCDLDLGDFVHTLGDAHLYNNHLDQARLQLTREPRPLPTMKINPEVKDIFSFKYEDFTLENYDPCPHIKAEVAV from the coding sequence ATGAAACAGTATCTCGACCTGATGAGGCATGTGATGGAAACCGGCGCGCAGAAGCATGACAGAACCGGCACCGGTACGATAAGTGTATTTGGCTACCAGATGCGTTTCAACCTGAACGATGGTTTCCCGATGGTAACCACCAAAAAGCTTCACCTTAAATCGATCATCCACGAGTTGATCTGGTTTTTGAGCGGCGACAGCAATATCCGCTACCTGAAAGAAAATGGCGTACGCATATGGGACGAATGGGCCGATGAGAACGGCGACCTCGGACCGGTGTACGGCAAACAATGGCGCTCATGGCCAACGCCTGATGGCGGCCATATCGACCAGATACAGCAGGTGATCAATCAACTTAAGAACAACCCCGACTCGCGCCGCATTATGGTATCGGCCTGGAACGTTGCCGAGGTTAACCAGATGGCCCTGCCACCATGCCACAGCCTGTTCCAGTTTTATGTGGCGCCTGCAGATTCATCGAAGGGTGAAACGAGGGGAAAACTATCATGCCAACTCTATCAAAGAAGTGCCGATATATTTTTGGGCGTTCCGTTCAATATTGCCTCTTATGCCCTGCTCACCATGATGGTGGCACAGGTATGCGATCTTGACCTTGGCGACTTTGTACACACCCTTGGCGATGCCCACCTGTACAACAATCACCTCGACCAGGCACGCCTGCAACTAACCCGCGAACCACGCCCGCTGCCTACCATGAAAATCAATCCGGAGGTGAAGGATATTTTCTCATTTAAGTACGAGGATTTCACGTTGGAAAATTATGATCCGTGTCCGCATATAAAGGCGGAGGTGGCGGTGTAG
- a CDS encoding DUF4288 domain-containing protein: MKEITGLKDWILDKKFPNAKRFAVVTIFFQYPDQALFINLKPKERIKAISKNFRDNYQKLLDLGIFESLEIQSSKKKPQIITGKLRYNQLKNIAALDYIYTFSIQSIDNAVHQKKETVQPDRYFCVKMTVVIEVEGISSKKQDLEKRFVLIKAKSSDDAYEKLEKSQDEYVEPYLNPQGRFVRWRIESYDDCFETDIQSPADLDGPAGVEVYSKLSKRKNTGKTVWGGKL; this comes from the coding sequence ATGAAAGAAATTACCGGATTAAAAGATTGGATTTTAGATAAGAAATTTCCTAACGCGAAGCGTTTTGCTGTTGTGACGATCTTTTTTCAATACCCCGACCAGGCGCTGTTTATCAACCTTAAGCCTAAAGAGCGGATTAAGGCAATCAGTAAAAATTTCAGGGATAACTATCAAAAGCTTTTGGATCTCGGCATATTTGAGAGCCTTGAAATTCAATCTTCAAAAAAGAAACCGCAGATAATTACCGGGAAACTCAGGTATAATCAGCTTAAAAATATTGCTGCGCTGGATTATATCTACACTTTTTCAATCCAATCGATAGATAACGCTGTACATCAGAAAAAGGAAACTGTACAGCCCGACAGGTATTTCTGTGTAAAAATGACTGTTGTGATAGAGGTAGAAGGTATCTCATCAAAAAAACAGGATCTCGAGAAGCGTTTTGTACTGATCAAAGCAAAATCAAGCGATGATGCTTATGAAAAGCTGGAAAAGAGTCAGGATGAATACGTTGAGCCTTATCTAAATCCACAGGGTCGTTTTGTACGATGGCGCATTGAAAGTTATGACGATTGTTTTGAAACCGATATCCAATCGCCTGCAGATTTGGATGGTCCGGCCGGGGTGGAGGTGTATTCTAAGCTCTCGAAGCGTAAAAATACGGGTAAAACCGTTTGGGGTGGCAAGCTTTAA
- the ispE gene encoding 4-(cytidine 5'-diphospho)-2-C-methyl-D-erythritol kinase, which produces MILFPNAKINIGLNITERRPDGYHNLETIFYPLDIKDALEVVQSDKLSFTSSGLDIPGRMEDNLCVKGYQMLKEDHDLPPVNIHLHKQIPIGAGLGGGSSDAAFFIRLMNDEFKLGLSVDEMTGYARRLGADCAFFIENKPVFAFERGDEFEAIKLDLSAYKIVLVMPPVHVSTGEAFRGIVPAQPKESLFDLIKLPITDWKKYIKNDFETSIFKNHAEIRGIKAALYEAGAIYSSMSGSGASVFGIFEDTPDVKFLEEENEVFYC; this is translated from the coding sequence ATGATTTTATTTCCGAACGCAAAAATAAACATTGGCCTCAATATTACCGAGCGCCGGCCCGATGGCTACCATAATCTCGAAACCATTTTTTACCCGCTTGATATTAAAGACGCCCTCGAGGTGGTACAAAGCGACAAGCTTAGCTTTACTTCATCAGGTCTTGATATTCCCGGCAGGATGGAGGATAATCTGTGTGTTAAGGGCTACCAAATGCTGAAGGAAGATCATGACCTGCCGCCGGTAAATATTCATCTCCATAAACAAATCCCGATAGGGGCCGGACTGGGTGGGGGTTCATCAGATGCAGCGTTTTTTATCAGGCTGATGAATGACGAATTTAAGCTTGGTTTATCAGTTGATGAGATGACCGGATATGCCCGCCGCCTGGGTGCTGATTGTGCCTTCTTTATCGAGAATAAACCGGTATTTGCTTTTGAGCGTGGCGATGAGTTTGAAGCCATTAAACTCGATCTTTCTGCTTATAAAATTGTACTGGTAATGCCGCCCGTTCACGTGTCCACAGGAGAGGCCTTCAGGGGGATTGTGCCTGCACAACCAAAGGAATCGCTGTTTGATTTAATCAAGTTGCCGATAACCGATTGGAAGAAGTACATTAAGAATGATTTTGAGACATCGATATTTAAAAATCATGCGGAGATCCGCGGCATCAAAGCGGCCTTGTATGAGGCCGGTGCTATTTACTCCAGCATGAGCGGAAGCGGGGCATCCGTGTTTGGAATTTTTGAAGATACACCGGATGTGAAATTTTTAGAAGAAGAGAACGAAGTGTTTTATTGTTGA
- a CDS encoding dihydrofolate reductase, translating into MTLSIIVAIAKNHAIGKDNKLLWYLPNDLKHFKDTTSGRTVIMGRKTFDSVGKPLPKRRNIVITRQAISIEGCEVVDSLEAAVALCKAEDEVFIVGGAEIYRQAIPLTDRIYLTIIDQDFDGDTFFPELNPDEWRETKREDFEPDEKNKYKYSFITLERR; encoded by the coding sequence ATGACATTATCCATAATAGTAGCCATAGCCAAAAACCACGCCATCGGCAAAGACAATAAATTACTCTGGTACCTGCCTAATGACCTGAAACATTTTAAGGACACCACATCAGGCCGCACCGTAATCATGGGGCGCAAAACTTTCGATTCGGTTGGCAAGCCTCTGCCCAAACGCCGCAATATTGTGATAACCCGGCAGGCCATCAGCATTGAGGGCTGTGAGGTGGTTGATTCGCTTGAAGCCGCTGTGGCCCTTTGCAAGGCCGAGGACGAAGTTTTTATTGTTGGTGGGGCTGAGATCTACCGGCAGGCTATTCCTTTAACAGATCGCATCTATCTCACCATAATCGACCAGGATTTTGACGGTGATACCTTTTTCCCGGAATTGAACCCGGACGAGTGGCGGGAAACAAAACGTGAAGATTTTGAGCCCGACGAAAAAAACAAATACAAATATTCGTTTATCACGCTTGAGCGTCGCTAA
- a CDS encoding ROK family transcriptional regulator → MELTTKGVKGSQLKNMIIKRLYFNKAMSCAGLSELFDKSIPSIAKAINELMQEGFVVEQGYAPSSGGRRPLMYSVKSSAMYILAIALDQLTARIQMFDLLNNPVADMLTFELKLLNNPDALPKLVDEINVYIAHSGIVKDKIAGIGIGMPGFINVTEGINYTYLDAGGQSLTAYLTSKTGIATYIDNDSSLIALAEQKFGIAKSQQEVMVINLGWGIGLGMIVNGKLFRGHNGFAGELSHIPLSEDGLLCECGKRGCLEAEASLLVVARKAIAGIKKGRVTSLKYSEDDHSKLMGDALIEAANNGDQFAIELLSDAGYKIGKALAILIHIMNPAIIVLSGRGARVAKILMAPIQQALHKYCIPRLAAGTELLVSELGFDAELIGAAVLVMENFDRVVKVKSVKAAKNAAA, encoded by the coding sequence ATGGAACTTACAACTAAAGGGGTAAAGGGCAGTCAGCTAAAAAATATGATCATCAAAAGGCTTTATTTTAATAAGGCCATGTCATGTGCCGGGCTAAGCGAGTTGTTTGATAAAAGCATCCCTTCAATAGCCAAGGCTATCAACGAGCTGATGCAGGAAGGTTTTGTGGTTGAACAGGGTTATGCACCATCAAGCGGTGGCCGCAGGCCGTTAATGTACTCGGTAAAATCAAGTGCCATGTACATCCTCGCCATTGCGCTCGATCAGCTTACGGCCCGTATCCAGATGTTTGATTTGCTGAACAATCCGGTGGCTGATATGCTTACCTTCGAGCTTAAGCTGCTCAATAATCCAGATGCCTTGCCAAAGCTGGTTGATGAAATTAATGTTTACATAGCGCATAGCGGTATTGTCAAAGATAAAATTGCAGGTATAGGTATAGGCATGCCCGGTTTTATCAATGTAACCGAAGGTATCAATTATACCTACCTTGATGCTGGCGGCCAAAGCCTCACTGCATATTTAACTTCAAAAACAGGTATCGCAACATATATCGATAACGACTCGAGTTTAATTGCCCTTGCCGAGCAAAAGTTTGGTATAGCCAAATCGCAGCAGGAAGTAATGGTAATAAACCTGGGATGGGGTATTGGTTTAGGGATGATTGTTAACGGTAAGTTATTCCGCGGCCACAATGGTTTTGCGGGCGAACTGAGCCATATTCCGCTTTCGGAGGATGGGCTGCTTTGTGAATGCGGCAAGCGGGGTTGTTTGGAGGCCGAAGCTTCGCTGCTTGTTGTAGCCCGAAAAGCTATTGCAGGCATCAAAAAAGGCCGTGTAACCAGTTTGAAATATAGTGAAGACGATCATTCAAAACTGATGGGCGATGCCCTGATAGAAGCCGCCAACAACGGCGATCAGTTTGCTATTGAATTATTATCAGATGCAGGCTATAAAATAGGGAAGGCCCTGGCCATCCTGATCCATATCATGAACCCGGCTATCATTGTACTAAGCGGCAGGGGAGCAAGGGTAGCCAAAATACTCATGGCACCTATCCAGCAGGCATTGCATAAATATTGCATCCCGCGTTTAGCGGCCGGTACCGAGTTGCTGGTGTCTGAGTTAGGCTTCGATGCCGAACTGATTGGCGCGGCAGTATTGGTAATGGAGAACTTTGACAGGGTGGTAAAAGTTAAATCTGTAAAAGCAGCTAAGAACGCGGCAGCGTAA
- the secDF gene encoding protein translocase subunit SecDF: MQGKGVIKFFAILLAVVCLYQLSFTWVAHNVESDAKAYSKGDPAKYTAYLDSMSNQPVYPLLKHDYSYVKQREIALGLDLKGGMNVTMQIQLNELVRKIANNNPDPTFNQALANADKLQANAQTSQKDYIALFVSEYEKLNPNGKLAAIFSTKDNQDHLKFNASNSEVKTYLEDLAATAVKQSFTVLNTRINQFGVTQPNIQLQQGSNRILVELPGVKEPERVRKLLSGSAKLEFYETFDNSEAYQYLINVDNLLGAKNKTAKTDTGKTDTTAKIAAAKADTSAKGGSLLSKVQKNASKNDTSASSLNKTKLASQHPLFAVMSLNVGQGANGQQQLGYGPVVGYAPLQDTAKVNAYLHSADVQSVLPRNIKFLWDVKPIKNTKTFALYAIKLTGADNGPVLSGDVINDARADNDQKGAPDVVMVMNSEGAQKWRAVTAEASSGQNKKAIAIVLDDNVYSAPTVQNEISGGVSSISGNFTIDDTHDLANVLKAGRLPAPAHIVSESIVGPSLGQEAINAGILSSVLGLVVVLIFMIAYYNRAGTVAVVAVIINIFFLMGVLTSLGAVLTVPGVAGIVLTLGIAVDANVLVYERVREELGLGKSLSTAVADGFKHALPSILDSQISTFLTGLILFVFGSGPIQGFATTLMIGIATSLFCSLLISRVIFEWMLDRKMDIKFSNPWSSHTFKNANFAFVKNRTKFYIFSGVFILAGLVSIFTRGFTYGVDFEGGRNYIVSFKNKAVTTEQIHDAIDATLGRSTEVKTMGDKFSITTNYLFNDNSSAADAKVKSTLVNLLNKKPETQLSNGDLGGSKVSATIADELKTSAIYTVIFAIFVISAYILIRFRKWQFSLGAMVATAHDALLVLSFFSLFNGFLPFSLDIDQAFIAAILTVIGYSINDTVVVFDRIREFLDHSGNEKQEDVINRAINSTLSRTIITALTVVFVLLVLFIFGGDVIKGFSFALLIGVLFGTYSSICVATPVIVDFGKKQLKK; the protein is encoded by the coding sequence ATGCAAGGCAAAGGGGTTATTAAATTTTTCGCCATACTACTGGCAGTGGTGTGCTTATACCAGCTATCATTTACGTGGGTGGCCCATAACGTAGAGAGTGATGCCAAAGCGTACTCAAAAGGTGATCCGGCAAAATACACTGCTTATTTGGATTCAATGTCCAATCAACCGGTGTATCCGTTACTTAAACACGATTACTCGTACGTAAAGCAACGTGAAATTGCCTTAGGTTTGGACCTTAAGGGTGGTATGAACGTTACCATGCAAATTCAACTGAACGAGCTGGTGCGTAAAATTGCCAACAACAACCCTGATCCAACCTTTAACCAGGCTTTGGCTAATGCCGATAAATTGCAGGCAAATGCACAAACCAGCCAGAAAGATTACATCGCCTTATTTGTAAGCGAGTACGAAAAGCTTAACCCTAACGGTAAGCTTGCCGCCATCTTTTCAACAAAAGACAACCAGGATCACCTGAAGTTTAACGCTTCAAACAGCGAGGTTAAAACCTACCTTGAAGATTTGGCTGCCACTGCGGTAAAACAATCATTCACGGTATTAAACACCCGTATCAACCAGTTTGGTGTTACCCAGCCTAACATCCAGTTGCAACAAGGCTCAAACAGGATTTTGGTTGAGTTGCCAGGCGTTAAAGAACCCGAGCGTGTGCGCAAGCTACTTTCAGGTTCGGCTAAACTGGAGTTTTACGAAACTTTTGATAATTCAGAAGCTTACCAGTACCTGATTAATGTTGACAACCTGCTTGGTGCAAAAAACAAAACAGCTAAAACCGATACCGGTAAAACTGATACTACAGCTAAAATTGCTGCTGCTAAAGCTGATACTTCGGCTAAAGGCGGTTCGTTATTAAGCAAGGTTCAAAAAAATGCCTCTAAAAACGATACTTCTGCTTCGTCATTAAACAAAACAAAACTGGCATCACAGCATCCGCTGTTTGCTGTAATGAGTTTAAACGTTGGCCAGGGTGCTAACGGGCAGCAGCAATTGGGTTATGGCCCGGTTGTGGGCTACGCGCCGTTACAGGATACTGCCAAAGTAAATGCCTACCTGCACAGTGCAGATGTACAGTCGGTATTGCCACGTAACATTAAGTTTTTGTGGGATGTGAAACCTATCAAAAACACCAAAACTTTTGCCTTATATGCCATCAAACTTACCGGTGCCGATAACGGTCCTGTACTATCAGGCGATGTAATTAACGATGCCCGTGCGGATAACGACCAAAAAGGTGCTCCGGATGTTGTGATGGTGATGAACTCGGAAGGTGCACAAAAATGGCGTGCCGTTACCGCCGAAGCTTCTTCAGGCCAAAATAAAAAAGCTATCGCCATTGTATTGGACGATAACGTATACTCGGCACCTACCGTACAGAACGAAATTTCAGGCGGTGTATCATCAATCTCAGGTAACTTTACCATTGATGACACACATGACTTGGCTAACGTGTTAAAAGCCGGCCGTTTACCGGCCCCGGCGCACATCGTATCTGAGTCAATCGTTGGTCCGTCATTGGGCCAGGAAGCTATCAATGCCGGTATTCTTTCAAGCGTATTAGGTTTGGTGGTTGTATTGATCTTCATGATTGCATATTACAACCGTGCAGGTACTGTAGCTGTGGTTGCGGTAATTATCAACATCTTCTTCCTGATGGGCGTATTAACCAGCTTAGGGGCGGTATTAACCGTACCAGGTGTTGCAGGTATCGTATTAACCCTGGGTATTGCGGTAGATGCCAACGTACTGGTTTACGAACGTGTGCGTGAGGAGCTTGGTTTAGGTAAATCATTAAGCACTGCTGTTGCCGATGGCTTTAAACACGCCTTACCATCAATCCTCGATTCGCAGATCAGTACATTCCTTACCGGTTTAATCTTGTTTGTATTTGGTTCTGGTCCTATCCAGGGTTTTGCAACAACATTGATGATCGGTATCGCCACTTCATTGTTCTGTTCATTACTGATCTCGAGAGTAATTTTTGAGTGGATGCTTGACAGGAAAATGGATATCAAATTCTCAAACCCATGGAGCTCGCATACTTTCAAAAATGCAAACTTCGCTTTTGTTAAAAACCGTACCAAGTTTTACATTTTCTCGGGCGTATTTATCCTGGCCGGTTTGGTTTCTATCTTTACCCGTGGCTTTACCTACGGCGTGGATTTTGAAGGCGGCCGTAACTACATTGTTAGCTTCAAAAATAAAGCAGTAACTACCGAACAGATTCACGATGCAATTGATGCTACTTTGGGCCGCAGCACTGAGGTTAAAACCATGGGCGATAAATTTAGTATCACTACTAACTATTTGTTCAATGATAACTCAAGTGCTGCCGATGCTAAAGTAAAGTCAACCCTGGTAAACTTGTTAAATAAAAAACCTGAAACTCAACTTTCTAACGGAGACTTAGGTGGATCGAAAGTGAGCGCTACAATTGCCGATGAGTTGAAAACATCAGCTATCTACACGGTAATCTTCGCCATCTTTGTTATCTCAGCTTATATCCTGATCCGTTTCCGCAAATGGCAGTTCAGTTTGGGTGCGATGGTTGCAACCGCGCACGATGCTTTGCTGGTATTATCGTTCTTCTCGTTGTTCAATGGTTTCTTACCATTCTCACTGGATATCGACCAGGCCTTTATCGCGGCTATACTTACTGTAATCGGCTACTCAATTAACGATACCGTGGTAGTGTTCGACAGGATCCGTGAGTTCCTTGATCACTCAGGTAACGAAAAACAGGAAGATGTTATTAACCGCGCTATCAACAGTACATTAAGCCGTACAATTATCACAGCTTTAACCGTGGTGTTCGTATTGTTAGTATTGTTCATCTTTGGTGGTGATGTTATCAAAGGCTTCTCGTTCGCTTTATTGATCGGTGTACTATTCGGTACCTACTCGTCGATCTGCGTGGCAACACCGGTGATTGTAGACTTTGGAAAAAAGCAATTAAAAAAATAA
- a CDS encoding hydroxymethylglutaryl-CoA lyase — translation MPIKITECPRDAMQGIHNFILTDIKAAYINLLLQVGFDTIDFGSFVSPKAIPQLSDTAEVLSRLDFGGTRSKLLAIIANYRGAEDAVKHPEITYLGYPFSISETFQLRNTNNTIAQAFENLQRINELCAANNKQLLVYLSMGFGNPYGDEWNTGIIEQWTGRLVAEGIKNIALADTIGIANEAQIARIYPKLVELFPETEFGIHLHSTPDTWRPKINAAYQSGCKRFDTAIKGYGGCPMAADELTGNIATENLIAYLEAQNELTGLDMEKLWQAMEFSGRVFV, via the coding sequence ATGCCAATAAAAATAACCGAATGCCCCCGCGATGCTATGCAAGGCATCCATAATTTCATCCTTACCGATATCAAAGCAGCATACATCAACCTGCTTTTGCAGGTAGGGTTTGATACGATAGATTTCGGCAGCTTTGTATCGCCCAAGGCAATCCCGCAATTAAGTGATACAGCCGAAGTGTTAAGCAGGCTCGATTTTGGCGGGACACGCTCAAAGCTTCTGGCCATCATAGCCAATTATCGTGGTGCGGAAGATGCGGTAAAACACCCGGAGATCACTTATTTAGGCTATCCCTTTTCCATATCCGAAACTTTTCAATTACGCAATACCAATAACACCATAGCGCAGGCTTTTGAAAACCTACAACGCATCAACGAGCTGTGCGCAGCGAACAACAAACAATTACTGGTTTACCTCTCCATGGGCTTTGGCAATCCCTACGGAGATGAATGGAATACCGGCATTATTGAACAGTGGACCGGAAGACTGGTTGCAGAAGGTATCAAAAACATAGCCCTTGCCGATACCATCGGCATTGCTAATGAGGCGCAGATAGCCCGGATCTATCCCAAATTAGTTGAACTTTTTCCGGAAACTGAGTTTGGCATCCACCTCCACTCTACCCCCGATACCTGGCGGCCCAAAATAAATGCAGCCTATCAAAGCGGTTGCAAACGTTTTGATACAGCGATAAAAGGCTACGGAGGCTGCCCGATGGCCGCAGATGAGCTTACAGGCAATATCGCTACCGAAAACCTGATTGCCTATCTCGAAGCACAAAATGAGCTTACAGGGCTTGATATGGAGAAATTATGGCAAGCGATGGAGTTTTCGGGGAGGGTGTTTGTCTGA
- a CDS encoding NAD(P)-dependent oxidoreductase produces MKTTIGFIGLGNMGTPIAKNLLAAGYQLQVYNRTLAKIDELGTEGVTRCQSPAEAANSVPFVISMLSDDTVLRESVTGDGGILKTLQPNAVHISMSTISPDTAEELAALHEQAGNRYLASPVFGRPEAADARKLWICISGDEQTKADARPILDCLGQAVIDFGDKTAGANVVKIAGNFMIMASMEMMAEAYTLAEKNGLDRVQVSEFFGSTLFAAPIFQNYGKAIANKQYQPVGFKSKLGYKDARLAFKLSQTSEMPMPTVNTVHNRLLTAVAKGWGEADWVEGVSRGVSEDAGL; encoded by the coding sequence ATGAAAACAACTATCGGCTTTATAGGCCTCGGCAACATGGGTACCCCCATTGCTAAAAACTTACTTGCCGCGGGCTATCAATTACAGGTTTACAACCGCACACTTGCTAAAATTGACGAGCTGGGAACCGAAGGTGTAACCAGATGCCAGAGCCCGGCCGAGGCGGCCAACTCGGTACCATTTGTAATCTCCATGCTCTCGGATGATACCGTGTTACGAGAATCGGTTACAGGCGACGGCGGAATTTTAAAAACGCTACAACCAAATGCCGTTCATATCTCCATGAGCACCATTTCGCCAGACACTGCTGAAGAACTGGCCGCACTGCATGAACAGGCCGGCAACCGCTACCTGGCCTCGCCCGTATTTGGCAGGCCAGAAGCCGCCGACGCGCGCAAGCTTTGGATCTGTATTTCTGGCGATGAACAAACCAAGGCCGACGCCCGCCCCATACTGGATTGCCTGGGCCAGGCCGTGATTGATTTTGGCGATAAAACCGCAGGTGCCAATGTGGTGAAAATAGCAGGCAATTTTATGATCATGGCCTCGATGGAAATGATGGCCGAGGCCTATACCCTTGCCGAGAAAAATGGTCTCGACCGCGTACAGGTTTCCGAGTTTTTCGGATCGACACTTTTTGCCGCTCCCATCTTTCAAAACTATGGTAAGGCGATTGCCAATAAGCAATATCAGCCGGTGGGCTTCAAATCGAAACTGGGCTATAAAGACGCCCGCCTGGCATTCAAGTTATCGCAAACGAGCGAGATGCCCATGCCAACCGTAAATACCGTACACAACCGTTTACTAACGGCCGTAGCCAAAGGCTGGGGCGAAGCTGATTGGGTAGAGGGTGTGAGCCGGGGTGTAAGCGAAGATGCGGGACTTTGA
- a CDS encoding NAD(P)/FAD-dependent oxidoreductase, protein MNTPNKSKFPLVVIVGGGFGGLQVAKHLKDKPVDVLMLDKHNYHVFQPLLYQVAMGSLESESIAFSLRKNFASQENFRFRIAEVTRVDAETNTLETTIGNISYDYLVIATGSTTNFFGNKDIEHYAMPMKSIPEALNLRYSILQNIEEALLKVGKAERDPYLTFVLVGAGPTGVELAGSLAELRNHILTKDYPELKKEDMKVYLVDFLPKVLGPMSDQASKAAKDFLTGMGVEVLLGVKVESYDGEEIRFEGGKTIRTKNVIWSAGVMGVVPEGFEQDIIERGNRIRVDSVGRVAGSSNIFAIGDVAAMITDETPKGHPGVAQVAIQMGQNVAKNIIHIINGEQTTPFKYNDKGSLATIGRNKAVADLGKIKFQGFFAWLVWMFVHLISLLGGRNKVIVFINWVSSYVTYNGGTRLIIRKFEREGLTEDQHLPNTVD, encoded by the coding sequence ATGAATACTCCCAATAAATCAAAATTCCCTTTAGTTGTAATAGTAGGCGGCGGCTTTGGCGGCCTGCAGGTAGCCAAGCACCTTAAAGATAAACCCGTTGATGTACTGATGCTGGATAAGCATAATTACCACGTATTTCAGCCCCTGCTTTACCAGGTGGCCATGGGTAGCCTCGAATCGGAATCGATAGCATTTTCTTTGCGGAAGAATTTTGCCAGCCAGGAAAACTTCCGTTTCAGGATAGCCGAAGTTACACGGGTTGATGCCGAAACAAACACGCTTGAAACCACCATAGGCAATATCAGTTATGATTACCTGGTGATAGCCACCGGATCAACCACCAACTTTTTTGGCAATAAAGATATTGAACATTATGCCATGCCGATGAAATCCATCCCTGAGGCATTGAACCTGCGCTATTCTATTTTACAAAATATAGAAGAGGCCTTGCTTAAGGTAGGCAAGGCCGAACGCGATCCCTACCTCACCTTTGTATTGGTAGGTGCAGGCCCTACCGGTGTTGAGCTGGCCGGCTCGCTCGCCGAATTACGCAATCACATCCTAACCAAAGATTATCCGGAACTAAAAAAGGAGGATATGAAAGTTTACCTGGTAGATTTTCTGCCGAAAGTTTTAGGACCGATGTCTGATCAGGCTTCCAAAGCGGCCAAAGATTTTTTAACGGGCATGGGCGTTGAAGTTTTATTAGGCGTTAAAGTGGAAAGCTACGATGGCGAGGAGATCAGGTTTGAAGGCGGTAAAACCATCCGCACCAAAAATGTGATCTGGAGCGCCGGGGTTATGGGCGTTGTGCCGGAAGGATTTGAACAGGACATTATAGAACGGGGCAACCGCATCCGGGTTGACAGCGTGGGCCGGGTAGCGGGCAGCAGCAACATTTTTGCCATAGGCGATGTGGCAGCCATGATAACCGACGAAACGCCAAAAGGCCACCCCGGCGTAGCGCAAGTAGCAATACAAATGGGGCAGAATGTAGCAAAAAACATCATCCATATTATTAACGGCGAACAAACCACGCCATTTAAATACAACGACAAAGGCTCATTGGCAACCATTGGCCGCAACAAGGCAGTAGCCGATCTGGGTAAGATAAAATTCCAGGGATTTTTTGCATGGCTGGTGTGGATGTTTGTGCACCTAATTTCGCTTTTAGGCGGGCGTAACAAGGTTATTGTATTCATTAACTGGGTATCGAGCTATGTAACCTATAATGGCGGCACAAGGCTTATAATCCGCAAATTTGAGCGGGAAGGGTTGACAGAGGATCAACATTTGCCTAATACGGTGGATTGA
- a CDS encoding VOC family protein: MATKQQVIPMLAYEDGVAAMHWLCDVFGFTENMKMLNDTGRLAHGELKIGENLIMLAEPTPDYQGPSHHAKNCNIAAKWYQVPYIINGVLVYVDDVELHYQTAKTKGATILSELEYGFPGTRYRAADLEGQRWMFMQVEAN; the protein is encoded by the coding sequence ATGGCAACCAAACAACAAGTAATCCCTATGCTGGCCTATGAGGATGGTGTAGCGGCAATGCACTGGCTGTGCGATGTGTTCGGATTTACCGAAAATATGAAGATGTTAAATGATACCGGCCGGTTAGCCCATGGCGAGCTTAAAATTGGAGAGAATTTAATTATGCTTGCCGAACCCACACCGGATTACCAGGGACCTTCACATCATGCTAAAAACTGCAATATCGCGGCTAAATGGTACCAGGTGCCTTATATTATTAACGGCGTTTTAGTATATGTAGACGATGTTGAACTGCACTACCAAACCGCCAAAACCAAAGGCGCTACTATATTAAGTGAATTGGAATACGGTTTCCCCGGCACCCGTTACCGGGCTGCCGATCTGGAAGGGCAGCGCTGGATGTTTATGCAGGTTGAGGCAAACTGA